The Miscanthus floridulus cultivar M001 chromosome 6, ASM1932011v1, whole genome shotgun sequence genomic interval tgctaacccttgtgatgtaggcaagaagtatgtatccacctcttatgatgatttattagatatgccatgctcttcacaattagatgcttgttctacttctatgtcttgtgagactaaccttttgaaggagaacaatgagctaaatgaacaagtgaagaaatttagcaacaagttagagaggtgctacaactcttaagtcacctttgagcatatgttgaagactcaaagaaactttggtgacaagagtagagtcaacttcaagactagcaaagtcaatcatcaagaaagccgcaatgacataagtggcattggcttcaacaagagcaagatcaagggcaaaagatggggcaagagaagatatgaaagagagatgaagaagcatgaacaagagaagctctctcatttcatgtgcttcaagtgccatgaagtgagacatcttgcaaatggttgccccaatgaacaaaagctcaagttgaagaaagaagaagagaggctaaggcatgtgaagtgcttcaagtgccgcacttgggatcatcttacctcaatgtgcccaaccaagcaattggtgaagcaacaagtgaagcctcaaccaaagccacaagttgagcaagagaagacaccccaagttcaaatcaagatcaaccatgaagatggtggtgacttgatgataaagaagaagaaaacaagaaggggtggaaaggcaaggcatctaatgcaaactcaagatgccaagatgatgagcaagaatgaagatgagaagaaagattatgctcacatcaagtgcttcaagtgtggaaatatgggacactttgcctctaagtgtcctaccaaacttgagaagaaggctcaagcaattcatgagaggcaaggcaatgagaagcaccacatgagcaaggaagagaaggctcaatcaaagagaaagtgctactcatgccgagaaagaggacacatggcacattcatgtcccctaggtaacatttctaagcctatttcaattattgataacaatatgcttagaaaggatggcaatggtacctcattggttgcaattgcaaaacatctcgctattcatactaaggctatgccgtaccatcaaaaagtagatgattatttgtaggtaccatcggcattggagacttgattcaatcgatctcacattgttcatcatatgttgaatcaagttatgaagcttagtgcacatcattatcccaatgccatgacaaattgagtgaagtccaaatgtgctataatatacaagtgtcaatttcaagttgttggtgattcattggatatatttgatgacttgcaaataattgagtggaagcttgctagttggatgatcatgagctaaccaaggtatatctcttattgatcatttcatttgggtgcatatgagttgattgaattgaataaatatgcaatgttgcttgctatgagatgattgaatggataattgattagtagttaagtttggattgatttgggttggataaattcatgagatgacatttagtaagtgatttgaatggatatatatcttatggaagtattcaaacaagttagtttcaagtttgattcatacttgatgaagtatagctcaattgttgaaatccgTCCTATAACTGAGAATctaagctagctgtgatcttagccatgtttgagtgatcaaaacttattggattagcataaaaattggtgtacatgctctagacttatggtataagatgttgtagaaatttcatgaaaattggataagaaatgcttcgattTTGGAGtgattcttgtcagctatagtgcagaattgaaatatggcagcaatctagaagtcaaatgaagctcaaatttttatagctgcTAGACAACTTAATAAAGAACAtccccaccaaattttgtggtatttggatttgtactttgggagatatgcttatttctttgaagggtacaaaatctatcagaaaagtgacaaatgttggattaatctagagtcactttgattgaaaggtcctcaagttggaaacatgtttacaagtgtttgaggtacccaagtttggttttgagatgatctaaaagcatgacaagtaaagagtacaaggctatttgattgtggagtgtactttgcatatatttggtactcaaattggaagatcaagatcaaactcaaaataaggttgaaggttaagttctagtgactattgtaaatcatttggtagaaataaaaggacttaaacaagaagaaagaaaaaatgaCTTAaaaaaggaatcaaggttactcaccaagttaagtatatcacttggatcaatcaattaagtcatttcaagtgggtatcaagaatgattcttggagagaggtcacttctccctagtgtaggggcttgccacccATGTGtaagtaaaccaagtgtggtacttggaaggctaacatggaagtggtgatccgaggaacatttgagatgcttagttgaagcaatcaaaagggttgatcaagaaaagcatgcAACAccaaaaagagagctaatcatgatatttcaagtggtattcttaaattgatactctcatgcaagcaaagatcaaaagataagcaagtcaaccacaacaagaaagtgcacttgatcataagtggtattcatttcatatgggtgaagaataaaattcaatatgatatctattggtctttaccaagcttataattggacttcacattgctattggagtaatgaattagaatctatgtgactatcctctactccaacatagcaaaggtatcattgtaatgtgcatgatcatttcatcccttactagtatacggttagtgcatatagtacatgcttcataggatcatgcataacaaatgaaatgtttaaattcatagcctaccactattgtttgaatgattacatgatctagtggttagtatatgaatttgtttatgagctagtgatcccaagtacttgatctaatttagattgctaataagtgacaagtacaacattggcaagataacccttacaagaggtgtgaagaagcttgtcattggttcaaactggacttgaAAGCtcaggcaaatcaatttagttcaagtcaatcatagaagctcatgatagtgataagagtacaagtacaagacaacaatgcaaatatatATCTAGttcgtttgtttcaaatggtatctagactcaagtatttcatcaagaattcacaaataatgtctagatcaactcacaagtgatatcatataagtggtactcatgaagatagcaaatgttcaagaaatggtctttattgataaatcaaacaagtggttccatactagaagattctttcaaatggtattcacttcctacaagtggtatctatacatagtatcaatcatgcaagacgatggttccacaagtgatcctcaactttaagtgatcatcatgtcaggtaccttagaacggggtaccccgagcgaataatcaaaagggtcgctaaagtcccataaaaaagtaaagctagaaggtaagccgtgggcccctcacccgcaacgaccgagcccaccaggccctccgcctcACCTCGAGCCTCACGCAGAAGGTCTTGGCACCCTGACGCGAATTCCACCTCATGTGAGGCTCACCATGGCAAGCCTCGGTAGGGGGTGCATTCTTCGTATCATGTGAGGCCTCTCGCGGCAGGCCTCGGCAAGGAATTCAATCTCCAtctcgcacgaggcctcattctccgtgtcgctcaagcccggctcgtccgcagcccgtcgcccctcgcctcgaccgaccctccagatagcgtgtcatgtctcattaatgcttcaaccactcccgcaatctcagccggacgatggctcaacgccacagaatggccgacgggacccgaggtcgcatcagcgccataccggccgggacagggcacggcggggattaccggccactgtgtcctaacgctgtgtccatgatcggcgccataccggctaggacagggtACGGCAGGgactaccggccactgtgtcctaacgctgtgcccacaaTCAGCCGCCCACTTGAGACCTCGGCActatacaccaaggtctcggctatcttggggttcgtgcctgtcGAGACCcctccactgcggtgcagcctcggcaccgaccaagtctcggcctcacaCACAGTCTGTccatagtggcttgcacgttcaccaccgcacccactccgaggcagtctcggggctcccacgacgcacagcaTCGGATGGGACGACCAtgccgccctagtgctccaaggacggaccactccgacgaccacgccaccacaaGAACAGGCTATAGGGTCCAGACACGCCGCCTCTATTCACatgacaccgtatagttagctcatgtaccatccttgtcctcccttcaggttataaaaggagaggacttgggtcaTTTTAAGGGAGGACGAAGGAGAGCACCTAGTAACGCACACACACGcgcacatcccagccgcctgagagcaacgtctcagacggccctcACAACACCCTAccaagacctaggactagctccctctctcccttagcttgtaaccccctactacgagcacttcggtgcaaggaatgcaagatcgatctctcagactggacgtagggcatcgattgcctaaaccagtataaaccttgtgtctctttgcatcaccatccagaatcgggagcacgtagttcaaattcactagttggttgaggaccccccggtctgaaacaccgatagttggcgcgccaggtaggggcctctgcgtgttagttttgtcatcccagcaagttccggatggcagaccccgtacgaccattgcatcTCGGCAtggtggtttggttcgggagcctagagttcatgtctctagggcatgagtacaacatggtactcctcactcctcgagccccaccaaccgatgaTGAAGTCACGCATCGGCAGCCCAGGCACAAGCGGTGCCcaagcggccgctctcgccacacTCGCCAGGCACAACGCGAGCATGACCACCCCGACGATGCGCGAATCTAGGGTGACATGCCGCTCACCGCCGAtgtcctacgaccagctgttggcatagggtccctggctagggacctgtctagcctgagcttggacaaaggaaaatcaccggtggcacacggcgatgcccagtcatcaagctccgccccaccactccctgaggagccgatcCCGGCGGAGCAGAGTCTGgagatggcaccatccccataccccttcgggttgagaaatgccgccgcctcttacgcctacgcttacactgccgctcacgaggatccctcagagcgcCGCTAGCGCTTCGGCcttgacctaagcacccacgccgactcctcggatgaggatgaggcatggcccggagtggatttctccagaCTCCACGACCCTAGGGCTTTGcaccagttcttggccgcaagcaactactgcttcggctactctgactccgacaACGAAGACACTTACGACACCACTCGCGAATGTTTTCACGTCGGTCTCAGGATGttaagggcgggcgaagaggacgagggggcaggtagccattCCCCGCTTCGCCTAGGTACGGGCGCCGCCACGCCCCCACGCAATGTCCTGtcggccgcacgaaatgagaacatCGCTCTTGcatgacctcagcgcccagacctagaacagctccgtgagctctaggccaaggtcgaataagaccaactccttctgcagcagctttgagactctctcgaacaagaaCAGCGAGGTCACGGCGAAGGtaggggagcccgacggagggcccgtgaTGTGCATCatcgcatccatgacgacgaagggagtgagcaacccccagtcttcaatcgcgctagccagaacatcacggctgtggcaatgctggtccgcgcaatgcccgagccttctaccacggaggggcggcgggtccgtggcgagctctgggatctcctagagaccgccacggttcagcaggccaagagttccgcctcccgacagcATGAGGGTGCCTCGAACCTGCCCACGGCACCACCTCGATAGGACAGGGAGGCCCCGGCTCATCCCGAGCCGAACCGGgcaccgatagcccacagggtccctaTGCTTCTGGACCACCTCGGCAATCGACATGAggtacagggagaccatgaggtggtcagcaggcgacgacaccatgacaacgaggggcccgctcggggataccacccacaccgaggcgattgctacgacagcggggaggattgcagtccttcccctgaaccgccaggccctcgggtctttagcagggccatccgcgctgctcttttcctCGCCTAGTTtcagcaaccagccaatctcgtgaagtacagcgacgagaccaaccctgaacttTGGCTTGCCGATTGCCGTCTGGCCTGCTAGCTaggtggcgtggacgatgacctgctcatcatccgtaacctccccttgctcttgtcagactcggtgcgagcctggctcgagcaccttcctccctcacaaatccacgactggcgtgacttggttaggatctttgtcgggaacttctagggcacatatgtgcgccctgggaactcctgggatcttaagagctgccgctagaagctggacgagtctctccgagacttcaaccggtgcttctccaagcagtgcaccgagttgcccagcgtcagcGACttagagatcgtccaggctttcctctctggcactacctaccgagacctggttcgagagttagggcAGAACGTGTCGAGCTCTgctgccgcactcctcgacatcgccaccagcttcgcctcgggtgaagaggctattGGAGCCATTTTCCTTGAcagcgacaccaagggtaagcgcagggacgaggcccctgaggcctcagcctcccacctccccaagagaaagaaaaaggggcacctagggaagtaggaggtcctggaggctaaTCTAGTCGCTaccgcagaacgcaagaaccctcgaggcttcaaaggccctaggcccttcgacaacatgctcaagaaaccctgcccttaccaccagggcccggtcaagcacgctctcgaggattgcaccatgctgcggcattactatgccaggcttgggctccccaatgatgacgccaagcagaagggcgccggcgaccgcgatgaagacaaggacgacgggttccccgaggtacgcaatgccttcatgatcttcgatggACCCTTGGCGTGCCTTATGGTGTGGCAGCGCAAGAGagaacgccgagaagtcttctcgatcaaggtggccaccccccagtaccttgactggtctcaggaggcaatcaccttcgattgagatgaccaccctgaccatgttccgaatcctgggtagtacccactggtcgttgacccgatcatcggcaacacccgactctccaaggtgttgatggacggaggcagcggcctcaacatcctctacgtcagtaccctagagctcttggagatcgaccagtCGAGGCTCCAAGGCGGCGTTGcccccttccatggcatcgtacCAGGGAAGCGCATGTGACCCATCAGGCGCattgaccttcctgtctgcttcggtactccctccaactaccataaGGAAATCCTTACCTTCAAGGTAGTCGGGTTtaggggagcctaccacgccatcctagggcagccatgctatgtcaagttcatggcagtacccaactatacctacctcaagctcaagatgtcaggccctagcggtgtcatcgtGATTGAGTCCAtgtatgaacatgcatacgactgcgacgttgagtgcatcgagtacgccaaggctcttgtggaggctgagaccctcatcacccacctcgaccaacttagTGGTgaggcacctgactccaagcatcgtatGGGGGCATTCGAGCCCACGGaagccatcaaactcatcccggtcgaccccgcctgccccgatgaccaggcgctgaggatcagcgccaccctcaatatcaaataggaagccgtgctcgttgactttctcTGTGCAAACGccgacatatttgcatggagtcccttggacatgctaggcataccgagggaggtcgccaagcacgCCCTAGACATCCAggctggatctagaccggcgaggcaacgcctgcgccgctttgatgaggaaaagcgtagggccatcagtgaggagatacagaaactcttggtggcCAGGTTCATtagggaagtgtcccacccagagtggttagctaaccccatgttagtcaagaagaaaaatgggaaatggaggatgtgtgtagactacaccagtttgaacaAAGCTTGTCCGaaagtcccctttccattaccccaaatcgatcaaatcgttgaatccactgcagggtgcgagaccctgtctttccttgatgcgtattctggttaccatcaaattaagatgaaagagtccgaccagctcgtgacttctttcatcacaccattcggcatgtactgctacgtgattatgccttttggcctcagaaacacaggtgccacataccagcggtgcatgacctaggtctttggcgacaacatcgggcagaccgtcgaggcctatgtagaCGACATCATGGTTAAAACCAGAAAGGCCAAGGATCTCAttgatgacttgaggataaccttcaaatgccttagagaaaagggcatcaaactcaatcttgagaagtgtgtgttcggggtcccccgaggcatgctcttgggattcatagtctcaaaaTGTGGCATTGAAGCCAGCCCGGAGAAAGTctcagccataaccagcatgggaccaatcagagacctcaagggagtacagagagtcatgggatgccttgcggccctgagccgcttcatctcacgcctcggcgaaaaaggtttgcctctgtaccgactcttgagaaaatccgagcatttttcatggaccctcgaggccgaagaagccctcaataGACTCAAGatgctgctcacaaatcctcccatcctagtacccctggccagggacgaggccctcttactctatgttgccgcaatgacccaagtggtcagcgctgccgtagtggtggagaggcaggaagaggggcatgctctgcccacccaacaccctgtttacttcatcagcgaggtgctctccgagaccaaagcacgctaccccacatctagaagctggtctacgctgtagtcctggcccggcgcaaactgcgtcactacttcgagtcacacccagtgactgtggtatcatctttccccctgggcaaGATAGTTCATAATcgggaggcctcaggcaggatagccaagtgggctgtcgagcttatgggggaaaccttgacctttgcacctcgaaaagcgatcaagtcttaggtcttggccaattttgtggctaaatggacagatacccaactaccacctgctcaaattcagacgaaGTGCTGGACTATGTACTTCGATgaatccctgatgaagaccggggcaggcgtgggtctgctcttcatctcgcccctcggagtacacatgcgccaCATGCTATGactccacttcgccacctccaacaacgtggccgagtacgagaccctcatcaacggcttacaagtcgccatcgaacttggggcatggcgcctcgatgtccgaggcgactcatggctcgtcatagatcaagtaatgaaggagtcaaattgcctcgaccccaaaatggaagcttactacaagttggtacgatgcctggaagacaagttcgacggtctcgaactgaATCACATCGCAcaaaagtacaacgaggccgccgatgagctggcaaagatggcctcggcataggccccggtccccccgaatgtTTTTGCTAGAGACCTctacaaaccttccattggctaCACCTCGACAATAGAGGAGGGTCCATCCACAGAACCCATAGCAAAGCTCGAtgccccctctactgcc includes:
- the LOC136460835 gene encoding uncharacterized protein, encoding MAVPNYTYLKLKMSGPSGVIVIESMYEHAYDCDVECIEYAKALVEAETLITHLDQLSGEAPDSKHRMGAFEPTEAIKLIPVDPACPDDQALRISATLNIK